In a genomic window of Amycolatopsis japonica:
- the rpmF gene encoding 50S ribosomal protein L32: MAVPKRKMSRSNTRSRRSQWKAAVPDLVPIKVNGETKLVPRKLMKHFHQGGA; this comes from the coding sequence AGCGGAAGATGTCGCGCAGCAACACCCGGTCCCGTCGTTCGCAGTGGAAGGCGGCCGTGCCGGATCTGGTGCCGATCAAGGTGAACGGCGAAACGAAACTCGTGCCGCGCAAGCTGATGAAACACTTTCACCAGGGTGGGG